The genomic window TAACTGAGAAAATCACTATTGCACATATTGTGCTAGTGCAAAACTGTGCATCATCTGCACTTAGCAGCAGAGGGAAATAAGACCCAGAACGAATTTATCAATAGTTACACATTTGAGATGGGGGTGGGCTCTGAAATCCTCCAGGGCCCCCCTGGATTCATAAAATCATATGCAGTATAAATGTGTGCAAGAACATATCTGGTAGGAAATGTCTTGAAATACAGAACTTCCAGAAACATGCAGTGGAGGCTGAGCAGACACAGGAATTTCTGAAAACtgcctgctcttttcccctcccctgctcTTTACTCAGACTGGCACATCAAGAGCAATTCAGAATCACCTGGGTTCACACTTCTTTCAAGAGTCCACAATCCATATGTGATCCCAGTATAACTACACTGTAGGCTGCTCTGCAGTACCTCCACTGGAATTTAATTTCTTCCCAGGAATCTTAATTAAACTTCTGACTTTTCTTTCATAGCTGCCAAAAGAAGTCAGCTGCTGAATTGGGCTGTGCATTTTAGTTTGAAATGTGTCTTGAGGGACAGGCAAACCTGTACCTCTCAGAATTGATGATGGTCTCTAAAGGCAAGTAGGTACTCAGTCAAAATGGTAACTGCGCTCAAAGACAAGCTCAGCACCAAACATgtgcttttatgtttttcttgaGCCACTCTCTTCAACAGCAGAGTTCAAAGAAAGTTTGTCTCCAttcttttacaaataaatttcTCCATATTTGCCATAGAATAAATTCCAAATATTTATTGCCCCAAGATGTGGATGTATTTTAAGTACCTAGAGAGTTAAGCAGCTAAGAGAAGcagatgatttttaaaagtttccCTCTGTTCTCCTTCACTAATTCATCTAAATAAGAAGtgcttgtcttggtttggaaagacaggtgtctgctaaagaaggcaggagcctcctctgaaatggaaaatgtaaccCCCCCacctctgaattgctataaattttaaattaagggactctcaggcaaaaaaatatgggagcaggaaataacagttcttaaataggtaagaaaataaaaagataaaataaacaatgccgTACACTAGAGCAACACTGACTGAGTCAGAACACAACccgacaccctgtgggtcagggtgtttgtagcagtccaattggaattgtggctgcagccctcctggagtgtcaggtaTGGTTTTGCTGGAGCAGAGATCCTGTAGTAAAGGGTgcagtcttcctctgaagatccactggaagaagaggcagctgttcctctgagaaatccagtggagaagctgtgctggtgttccagaatctcaagATTATATCTGAGTAGAATGCTTGGCtcttccctctgggcagagcatctcacaagggatgctatagttcttatcagtcatgcagtgacattcaatagcctgttatcagcaggtgtctccccagctgtgggagagataaggaaactgcccacttaacagaagacaactgtCATACAGATGACAAATAGAATACAATTGGCTTGACAATCCAGGACAGTGCTCCAGGTCTTGGAGCAGAGATCCCCCTGTATCCTGCAGGCCCAGGTGAGGCAGGCTGTCCCCCTACACCCCATGGAGGACCCCATGCCAGGCCAGAAAGAGGCTGTGACCCATGTGGGAAGCCTGTGCTAGAGAgggtttgctggcaggacttgtgaccctgcaggggaCCCACACTGGGCAGTCTGTTCCCAAAGGACAGCACCTCATGGCAGGGACTCACTGTGGCACTTTGTGAAGATGTGCAGCCCATGGAAAGGACTCATACTGGAGAAGCCCATGGAGGAGTGTCTCCAGGAAGAGGGACTCCACGTTGGAGCAGAGGAATAGTGTGAGAAGTCCTCcccctgaggaggaaggaatggCAGAAACATCACTTGGTTTACTGAccccaatccccaatccccattcccagcactgcagggaggcAGAGAATTTGGGAGTGATCTTCCTTGTCTTCATCCATGAGACTTTTGTTATACTTTTTCTTAAGTGTCCAGCTGAAGATGGAAGTGATATGGTGATTTTGTAGGCTCCTTTTGTCCACCCTGGATCAACCCACCACAAGCATCTCCACAAACTGTAAATCTGTTTTCAACTGATAACTTTGATATAAAGCTCCTCAGAGATTTATGACGTACTTTGAACCTCAGTGATGCAAACTgatttaatgttttctttcatgTGAGGTGGGGGAGCTTTAGGAACTAAGGGTCAAAACCCAAGCAAATTTTGGTTTACAGCATTCCTAATAGTTGCTTCTGGTTTTGAACCACTTTTCATCTAGTACTTGTAACCTGTATATGCCCAAATTTGCAAAGACAGCTACATGGCTCTGTGTGCCCTACAACACTCATATTGCATTGCTGCTTGTCTGTGCATTTGTGCTACAGTATGCAGCATGTGAGGTTTAGCTCCAGTTTCTATTattcaaacatttctttcaGTGTGGCTGAGGTATCAAATACATGTGAGGAGAAAGGAGATCATGTGATCCAGCCTCCTGTTGAAAGCATGGcctgaaaagaaataattttctcctgAGGTGTTGCTGTGTGAGACAAAACAGTACTCGGATGCCTCTGAAAATTTGGGATGTAGCAAAATGAATTTTCCTGTGCAAGGTTTTTCTGACCTATGTCTGTCTTAATCACCTGACTCCTTTTTTTAAGACCTGCAAACAATGGAAATACccttctgtttttcatttcactttATGCACTATCAGCATGTTGGAGGATGGTAATAAAAGGATGGAATGAACTTTAATAAGTTCTGGGTTTAGAAATCTGTCATAACCATAtactttttttcagtatttcaagTACAATGGTAGCCTACAGAGATGTCTGAGTTTTCTGAAAACCAATCTAGAATATTTCTTCTACTAGTTAACTCTGGGGATATAAGTGGATAATTTGTATGACAACTGTAGGAGaaaccctttcttttttttctaaaattttaattgGATACAGTTCTGAGTAAGGCCACAGGACTGACCTTCTGGCTAATCACTGCATAGAATACATTGTGCACAGATATGAAGAgatgaaaaaatgtattttgccttattcatttttcatgagATAAAATACACATAAAGATACTGTAAGCcgcttttttctttcctagtaGCACAAATTTTTCTCATCCAAACTCTGGTCTACAAAAGATCTGAGTGGCACTAGCTGAGGCCCTTCTACGTTATGTcaccaggagagcagcacaaaTGCAAATCAGACATCTATGGCTGTCAAGGTATCTGTGCCAGATGAACTTTTGTGGGTGCACTAATGAAAGCATTTCCAATTCCTGCTAACAGGTGCTCTTAAACTTGGGGaaatttttaaatgtcttgATTAAAGTTTGGAAATTTCTAGTGGTCTGTCATTACTAAGGATAGCCCAgttttcatatttaaaaaaatgcaaaaggcaGTTGCAAAAGCAATTGAAAGGAATCTAAGACTGACAGATTTCAAACACGATTCCAAAGTCTGGTTCTTTCTGAGGGTAAACCAAAAGTGTCACTTTATACTCCACTAAATCTGTCTAAATGATATATTGAAATCAACCCTATGATGAGCCTTTGGACTTATAAATTAATCAGTACATTGTCAGCTGTCTTCTCTATAAGCTTAAGTCAGAACCTAAAACAAACCTGGTGTTTTTTGCATGGAGACTTTAATAACAGGCATAAATATTACTTGTACAGCAAGGAAGGCTGGTAGCTCCTGAACCCTTCAAGAATTCATGCCAGGAAGTCCCAATAGTCTGTCAATTGATTTACTTGTGTCCTCTCCTTGCTTTTTCCCAATTCATGAATAATATCTGTATGTGGATAATAAATAATCCAGTGAGTGATAGCTAGAGCAATGTATGTTGCCTATGGTGCCCCTTCTCCTCCTGTTGCACTATCCTGTGATTGTTTTCTTGGCTCATGTGCTCTCAAGCCAAACAGAAATTTTGCACAGCATAGCATAATTCCTACTTTATGTACTTTTCAGCTAGCAGTTCCTGTGCTAAGGGAAAATAAATCAATAGCCACCTCCTGTATCCATGCTATGAAGCTTGCCATAAGAGGACAACTTAATTGTACCTGCTGCTGGGCCAGTGTTTGGGCTTCTGCTTTCCTCCCACAGCAGCTATCATTAATGCCAATGGATGTGTACCCTTTCCCTGTTGCTAGGTGATATGTGCCTTAAAAAGGCAGCTTCTATTGCTGCTCAGGGATTCTCACAAATCTTGTTTCCTTTTGGTTCACATGTCGTGCAGTGAGGTTTGCAGGACCAGAAACACAGCTCAAAGCTCAGGGcatttccttctgctgcccaTTTGATTGTAAATCACTTAAAGATCCTGGTTTTCCTGACTGAGGAATAAATGGCACCTGATCTGGTGGTAGGCAATGGCAAGACTTCTGCTTCATAGCCTGGATCTTTGACTTTCCCCACACACAATTTGTTGACCAGTGTCCTTCAGCATGGACTTGTCTGCTGTACCCAAGTGTTATACTGCAAAACAGGTCTTTCAACAGCACTTGTAAGGTAAAATGTTTTCTGAGGCTCAGAGAAAAACATGAAGATTGGTTTGGGATGCTTACATTCAGAAAGTGTAACCTCGCTGGTTTTTATCTGTTTAGAATTTCCTATCTCTTTGTTATTTCAGGTATGAGTGAGTAGGAGACTAGATATTCTCAGGACTATAGTCTGATTCCTTTGGATTGAATTAGATTCACCAGGTACAGGCTGAATAGTGTTGTGTTTCCTGTAGCCTCATTAATTTTGTGGAGGAATGGCAACTCAGCCTCTGTCCCATCTATTAATTGATCTGATCAATTtgatagggtttttttccaggttCTTGTAAAGATATGTGGAATGTAAAGACATCTGGTTACTGTTTTTTTCAGCATAAAGACTAAGACAAGAGTCAGGAGAAGTAATAAACTCTCAGATATCCAAACCCTGAGTAAGAGGAGGCAACAGGACAGTAGCAAAGAGCAGAACTACCAGACCACTTGATGGGACTCGAACAGAACCACTCGATGCCTTGAGAAGGCAGGCACTGAATGGACACTGTGCATGGACACTGTGTGATCTGATAGCACCTCTTAAACCAGGCTGGACAGCAGAATGAGTGATCTGGTTGCCAGCAACTGAGGAGTCAAAGGGACCTGCAGGTCtgagagccaggagctggagacAGACAGATTGTCTGGTTCCAAGCTATTGAACAGACTGAGCATTAAAGGGCTGCTGATGAAGGCACCCATTTGTATGTGTGATTCTAATGTCAGTTTAAAGCTGGACTAGCTGTGAGCAGAAGAAGAGGTGTAGGAGCCAGCTGCCAGAGAGACAAGCTGCCTTTCAGATTTATATCCAAGATGACCCataaaaaccaggaaaagctttttctcaACACTTGATTTTCTTTAGCTGCTCATGACACAAAGTCTATCAGCAGTTTTGATCCTGCTTCTCATTGTTATTATTCACATCATAGGCTTCTTTTTATTTGAACCATGCGCCTTTATTAATTTTATGCTTTTTAGAATTCTGCTTTAAATGCTGTAAATTACACAGCCATTGTTCTGAAATTCAGTTTTACAGCCAACAGGACATAAGTAGCATAGAAAGAAATAGAATTTATACTAGACCACCACGGAAGCAAACTACCACAACAATCACTAAATTATCATTGCCTTATATGTCAAGggtttttgcaaaaaaaatacattatgcATACATGAAGGCAGGTTTGCATTTCAATTCACACATTTCCTTTTGATGACCTTTAGTTTTGAAAGCACATTGCAGCTTTTCCAAGTCTTTCAGATTCTGTCTTCATCATTTCATTCCAGTATTAACATAACTGTTAGAATTCATATCCCTAAAAATACcagacaaataaaacaaaagctgtTATAATTAGGTGAGACAGTGAGAAAGGAATGAAAGGAATCAAATTAAATGAGAGAGAACCTTGGCTTCTAATATATCTGTTATCATTTCTGGCCTGAACTTCTACTTTATTCATGTGTCAGATGGAGGTCAGGGGTAGCCACCTGAATCTTGGTTACAAGACAAATGGGCAGTTCCAGTAAGGCAGCAGTTATGATAAGAAGGACTGTTGTTGAAGAGCTGGTTTAAATTATTCTTAGTAATAGCAGGAAATAGTTTTTCTATGCTGAAAATAATTCTGAGATGTCATAAAAATTTTTCCATGATAACGTGGaatgaaaaatcaaaatctCAATCCTTGTCTCAgtaagaaaatatgaaaaaaatagacctggatgagaaaaataattttcagaatgCTGCTATTCGGCTTGGAATGTTGTCTTTTTTAACTCTAATTTGCATAAATTTAGAAAATTGAGGAGTAATTTATAGGTAAGTTTGTAATTTTATAGTGCTGAAATGGGATATTTTAATGATTCTGAAACTTCTTCACCAAAGATAtgatttttcaaaatgaaaccTGATCTAAAAAAGCATCAAATCTAATCCTGTCAtatgaacattttaaaatttggcTGTTTGGCACCTTCTCATTAAAAAAGGTTTTATAAAAAGATTCTCTACTGCTTTTTTATGAGGCTTTTTGATTTGATGAACTGCAATCTTTCTTTTGGCAAATTGAACTCATATTGCAATGCTTAGGAATATTCCTAGAGGAATTCTAGCTGTATTTAATCATTGCTAACCTATGATTTAATATGCATTTTAATATGGGGCTTGAACACTTGTGTAGCATTACCTGGTTCAGATTCCTGAATGTCTCGAGGCAGATTGACAGCCAGTGACTTCCCAAATCTCTGTGGCAAATTTAGAAGTGATTGACTGAAACCTTTAACACGTGGAGATCTCTCAAGCCTGTGTGATACCCTTGGAGCATGATTAAGTATGTTGTCTCCAAAAGCTCTTCCAAATCTCAGGGGCAAATTTGAAAATGGTTTAATGCTTCTTTCTTCTGGATAATTTCTTCCAAATCTAAGAGGTAAATTAGCAACTGAATTTGGCATCTTGCTTGCTGTAAAAGGGTTCATTTTGATGATATCTTTTGATCCCCAGTCTTCCATTTCTTCAAAATTGAGActcctctgcttttcttccaaaatattATCTGTaatctaaagaaaaataatttaaaaaaagatataaTCATTTTATTGGGCATTACTCCAGCTACCAATGACACAAAGTATTTGATTTCATACCTCCTTAGAAAGCTGCTGGGCAATGCTCTTATTTTTTTGAATATGTAATGTTTTTTAGATCTATTTGCTAAACTCCATTGTAATGTGAGCTCCTTCATATGGATTACTTCATATGCTGACATTGTCCTGCCTACATTTTCAGAGCTCTGACCACAAGGGCATATTTCCATATCAGTGTCAGCAAATGGTTCCGCTCAAATGGTGTCAATCTGACTCTGAGCCCAGGAGTCAGATCCTGTGCAGTCAGTTAAGATAGGACAGCACCTGCTGTCAGGGTCACATTTGCTAGTATCACCACCTGAAATCCTATGGAGTGGAAGATGCTGAACATATTTTGTGATTTCACACAGACTCATCTGGTCTGGATGAACAGGAGGATGGACCAAGCCACCTGAAGGTATAGCTCATTTCTTCCTCAGCCCTGGGTGGATGCTTTGGACACAATATCCATCCAGGCTATCAAGCAGGGAAGTGAATGGAAAGCTTTTGGGTCAAGTTCACATCATCCCTGTTCTGGCTTTGCAGCATAGAAGTTGCCCTGAGTTTTAAATGGCTTTGGTCCTCCACTAGCCCACAAGATACATGGGGAGCTCCTGGCCTCCTAATTTTTTGTGCAACCAACACAAAACACACTTTCTGTATCTATGCTGTCATACAGTGAAGAACTGAGCCTAGTGTATTACCTGTCTCAtgatgctgagggcagctgtTGCCTGAAAAAGAGCTTTATCAGTATGACCCTTCTTATGGAGCAGTGTTCTTCCCTTGGCATATTGAGAACAACTTTTGTGACAAAAATAAGTTTCCAGGACTTAACTGCAAGTATGTAAAAATCTGGATTTAAATTTCAGTCAAAGACACAAATGCTCCTAATCATAATTTCACTTTCTTGTCCTATTTGTCTTTCCTTTGAGCTTCTCCAGTTACTGGTAGAGAACAGGAATGAGCCATTCGAGTTCATACTTCATGGTTAAAACTTTAAATAAACTATCCCTCTGATTGCACCTGAACACTGCTTCTGGAAGAATATAAAAGATAGTGAGCTAAAGTCCAGAGGATTTGACTAACATAATTgaatttgtattttgttttgaagGATGTTTATAATACCAATGATGATAAGTCAAAAAGAGGGGTTGGCTCCCATTCCTAGGGAGCATTTGCagggaaaacatgaaaaataataCAGATGAAGTGTGCAAATTTCATTTGGCACCTATTGAGACATAATAAATGTGCAACCCTGCAAAGAAATTTTTATAGGCAATTTCCAGAGTAAAATTTTAAGGCCATTAAGTATATTAGATTTAAAATGTTCTCTGTTTATCATTATTCTTTGAGTATTACAAGCATGCCTTTATTAATTTTGGATTAGTAATCTGTTATATTAGGTACATAAAACACCTGACAGGAATGTTAATTGAGGACTCACTGTGTAAGTAAGAAACTTTTCAGAAAAAGTTGCAGCCTAATCATAAAGCTGTACTGCAAGAAAATTGGAACATGAGTTGATTTACACAATCAACTCATGTGTTTGAGAAAAGGAATTTCTTGAAAATTCTTTTGACAAGCTTTTTTCATACTGCTAGTGCTGTAATGCTGAATGCTGTGGAATGAGTTTAGGACAGCCTGtgccaaaaaaatccagtgtgCTCAAGATCTCACCCACAGTTTCCCCCAAACAATGTCACAGTAATACAGATCTTACCTCATAATCTTTACCATCACTgtcttctctgctctgcagcctggacTTCATTGGTTCATTTAGGCACATACTGTTTGATGTGAGAAAGACCACTGTAGCTAAAGCAAACAGAATAGACTTGGTTGAAATGACTTTCATTTTTCTCAAGTTAAGCTTACTTAGAGAGCTCAGAATctgtacagaaaataaaactgcCATCTTTTTATAtaatcagaaaacaaaacaaatttttttcaCCATGACATCAGTCTCTAAACCTCCAATTCCCAGTATTAATTAGGGAAGTAATTTTAATATATTGGAAGAATGTTGGGAATCTTTTTTGTGAAGCTTCTTAGACAACATAACTCCTTGTTAGGGACACGCTGACTTTACAAATATTTTGTTCTGGTGAAGTATGTCTTAATTAGCTAATTTTGAGAGCCACAAGAGTAGAGATGTACAATAGCCACAATGCTCCATCACTAGTAGACAAAATCaccttgtttctttcttttgtatTGGTGTCCTCAGAAGAACTATGAAAGGAAACTTTCCCCATGTAAGCATTCTTCTGCTTAAACAATCCTTTTGGACCACAGAATGCTTGTTCATACTTATGTACACCTAGAAACATTTGTCCCATTAAAATCAAGTGCTGTGTATTGGAGTTGTTGATCAGATCCTAAGAGATGTTATGCATCATCATGATCTATTGACGTACATAGTGCCTATGCTCTAAATTTGACATATTAATTTGCATTCAGAATGGGTTAGGTACATGCTTTTAAAACCCTGCCCATAAGGTAAATTTTTAGAAATTCCAAAGGTTATGTTGTATCTATATTTTTCAGGCCAAATTTCCAGCAGTGGTTTTTAATTTGCCCCTTAGCTGAACACAGT from Agelaius phoeniceus isolate bAgePho1 chromosome 1, bAgePho1.hap1, whole genome shotgun sequence includes these protein-coding regions:
- the NPVF gene encoding pro-FMRFamide-related neuropeptide VF isoform X2, which translates into the protein MKVISTKSILFALATVVFLTSNSMCLNEPMKSRLQSREDSDGKDYEITDNILEEKQRSLNFEEMEDWGSKDIIKMNPFTASKMPNSVANLPLRFGRNYPEERSIKPFSNLPLRFGRAFGDNILNHAPRVSHRLERSPRVKGFSQSLLNLPQRFGKSLAVNLPRDIQESEPGI
- the NPVF gene encoding pro-FMRFamide-related neuropeptide VF isoform X3, producing the protein MCLNEPMKSRLQSREDSDGKDYEITDNILEEKQRSLNFEEMEDWGSKDIIKMNPFTASKMPNSVANLPLRFGRNYPEERSIKPFSNLPLRFGRAFGDNILNHAPRVSHRLERSPRVKGFSQSLLNLPQRFGKSLAVNLPRDIQESEPGI
- the NPVF gene encoding pro-FMRFamide-related neuropeptide VF isoform X1 yields the protein MQSSVITKIFREILIHLSDCMRNAIKQATVVFLTSNSMCLNEPMKSRLQSREDSDGKDYEITDNILEEKQRSLNFEEMEDWGSKDIIKMNPFTASKMPNSVANLPLRFGRNYPEERSIKPFSNLPLRFGRAFGDNILNHAPRVSHRLERSPRVKGFSQSLLNLPQRFGKSLAVNLPRDIQESEPGI